From the Microbacterium thalassium genome, one window contains:
- a CDS encoding serine hydrolase domain-containing protein has translation MPRRIARGRAGAAVAAVVALALGLSACSGEPTVPIDVPEQVTGDLPEETRTQLESAVTAAMEATGSTGAIVGVWAPWSGSWVAGLGTVTTDGPAVDPDMSFKAGRITRAMTCDVLYQLAEEGTVRLDDSVTTYVGGVANLGDVTLEQLCDSTSGIGRYYSSSLLAMWLSNPERAWKPQELAAFGLGAERTSDPGLIYRDSDAGYLLLGLALERATGKSAEDLIQEYVAGPLGLESTYLEVGVPSSDLDLLDGLRFARADGDWVCDETVDLTNMSGSIGYTDSGVISTISDLGRYAQALAAGTLMPSGTDRFDDPNPTSSSAPSWYSYAGGAFQAGTLIGSWGSVPGYLTAVFADAESGLAVAVVLNNSAASASQVRSLSWELAAIASKAQAAGGGEIPTAGLPWTAEDYHARIADNAICGGSE, from the coding sequence ATGCCACGTCGAATCGCCAGAGGCCGCGCCGGAGCGGCCGTCGCGGCCGTCGTCGCGCTCGCTCTCGGGCTCTCGGCGTGCTCCGGTGAGCCGACGGTTCCGATCGACGTCCCCGAGCAGGTCACCGGGGATCTCCCCGAAGAGACGCGCACGCAGCTCGAGTCCGCCGTCACGGCGGCGATGGAGGCGACCGGGTCGACCGGCGCCATCGTCGGCGTGTGGGCGCCGTGGAGCGGCAGCTGGGTCGCCGGGCTCGGCACGGTGACGACGGACGGGCCCGCGGTGGACCCCGACATGTCCTTCAAGGCCGGGCGGATCACGCGGGCGATGACCTGCGATGTGCTCTACCAGCTGGCAGAGGAGGGCACGGTCCGCCTCGACGACAGCGTCACGACCTATGTCGGCGGCGTCGCGAACCTCGGCGACGTCACGCTCGAGCAGCTGTGCGACAGCACGAGCGGCATCGGCCGGTACTACTCGTCGTCGCTGCTGGCGATGTGGCTGTCGAACCCGGAGCGGGCGTGGAAGCCGCAGGAGCTGGCCGCGTTCGGCCTCGGTGCGGAGCGCACCTCCGACCCCGGACTCATCTACCGCGACTCCGACGCCGGATACCTGCTGCTCGGGCTGGCGCTCGAGCGCGCGACGGGCAAGAGCGCCGAAGACCTGATCCAGGAGTACGTCGCGGGACCGCTCGGACTCGAATCGACCTATCTCGAGGTCGGCGTCCCCTCGAGCGATCTCGACCTGCTCGACGGACTGCGGTTCGCGCGCGCGGACGGCGACTGGGTGTGCGACGAGACGGTCGACCTCACGAATATGTCCGGGAGCATCGGCTACACCGACTCGGGCGTGATCTCGACCATCTCCGACCTCGGGCGCTACGCGCAGGCCCTGGCGGCCGGAACGCTGATGCCGTCGGGCACGGACCGGTTCGACGACCCGAACCCGACGAGCTCGTCGGCGCCGTCGTGGTACTCGTACGCAGGGGGCGCCTTCCAGGCCGGAACGCTCATCGGATCGTGGGGCTCCGTGCCCGGGTACCTCACCGCTGTGTTCGCCGACGCCGAGTCGGGCCTCGCCGTCGCGGTGGTCCTGAACAACTCGGCTGCGAGTGCATCGCAGGTGAGGTCGCTGTCGTGGGAGCTCGCGGCCATCGCGTCGAAGGCGCAGGCCGCCGGCGGCGGAGAGATCCCCACGGCGGGCCTGCCGTGGACCGCTGAGGACTATCACGCGCGCATCGCCGACAACGCGATCTGCGGCGGCTCCGAGTGA
- the nhaA gene encoding Na+/H+ antiporter NhaA, whose translation MTSPNTPGPRGLRIFPVRVSRAEAARVAELLRKETVGGMLLVGMAAIALIWANSPWAESYFALRDFEIGYEPWHLQLSLGSWAADGLLAVFFFLVGLELKREFVTGDLRNPSTAVVPIMAAIGGVAVPALIYIGIASQGEGLTKAWAIPTATDIAFAVAVLAIIGSHLPSALRIFLLTLAVVDDLIAITIIAVFYTDHIEIVPLVVSLVVIAVYGVLAYRFPHLFKNRPFAAWLILLPIGVVAWAFMHASGIHATIAGVALGFMIPVRPPKGADADEHGLAEEFEHRFRPLSAGFAVPVFAFFAAGVAIGGFDGLASALTSPLTLAIIAGLVVGKPIGIVATTWLVATVTRVKLDPSLRWMDLIGVGILAGIGFTVSLLIAELSFPSGSQEYDHAKVAILVASLIAAVLAAIVLGARNRAYKRAEAQAAAEA comes from the coding sequence ATGACATCCCCGAACACCCCTGGACCGCGCGGACTGCGGATCTTCCCCGTCAGAGTCTCGCGCGCGGAGGCGGCTCGCGTCGCCGAGCTGCTGCGCAAGGAGACCGTCGGCGGCATGCTCCTGGTGGGGATGGCCGCGATCGCGCTGATCTGGGCGAACTCGCCGTGGGCGGAGTCGTACTTCGCGCTGCGCGACTTCGAGATCGGCTACGAGCCGTGGCACCTCCAGCTGAGCCTCGGCTCGTGGGCGGCGGACGGCCTGCTGGCGGTGTTCTTCTTCCTGGTGGGCCTCGAGCTCAAGCGCGAGTTCGTCACGGGTGACCTGCGCAATCCCAGCACCGCGGTCGTGCCGATCATGGCCGCCATCGGCGGCGTCGCCGTCCCCGCGCTCATCTACATCGGGATCGCGTCGCAGGGCGAGGGCCTCACCAAGGCGTGGGCGATCCCGACGGCCACCGACATCGCGTTCGCCGTCGCCGTGCTCGCGATCATCGGGTCTCACCTGCCGAGCGCGCTGCGCATCTTCCTGCTCACGCTCGCCGTCGTGGACGATCTCATCGCGATCACGATCATCGCGGTGTTCTACACCGACCACATCGAGATCGTGCCGCTCGTCGTGTCGCTGGTCGTCATCGCGGTGTACGGCGTGCTCGCCTACCGCTTCCCGCACCTGTTCAAGAACCGCCCGTTCGCCGCGTGGCTGATCCTGCTCCCGATCGGCGTCGTCGCGTGGGCGTTCATGCACGCCTCGGGCATCCACGCGACCATCGCCGGCGTCGCGCTCGGCTTCATGATCCCGGTCCGCCCGCCCAAGGGAGCGGATGCCGACGAGCACGGCCTCGCCGAGGAGTTCGAGCACCGCTTCCGCCCGCTGTCTGCCGGCTTCGCCGTGCCGGTGTTCGCTTTCTTCGCCGCCGGCGTCGCCATCGGCGGCTTCGATGGACTGGCGTCGGCCCTGACGAGTCCGCTGACCCTCGCGATCATCGCGGGTCTGGTGGTCGGCAAGCCCATCGGCATCGTCGCGACCACGTGGCTCGTCGCCACCGTCACCCGCGTCAAGCTGGACCCGAGCCTGCGATGGATGGACCTCATCGGCGTCGGCATCCTCGCCGGCATCGGCTTCACCGTGTCGCTGCTGATCGCGGAGCTCAGCTTCCCGTCGGGCAGCCAGGAGTACGACCACGCGAAGGTGGCGATCCTCGTCGCCTCGCTGATCGCCGCCGTGCTGGCCGCCATCGTGCTCGGCGCCCGGAACCGCGCCTACAAGCGCGCCGAGGCGCAGGCGGCCGCCGAGGCGTGA
- a CDS encoding ATP-dependent DNA helicase produces the protein MAVSSLSPEQEAVYRLIEDTRDHVFVTGRAGTGKSTLLQHLAWNTSKQIAVCAPTGVAALNVEGQTIHSLFRLPIGLIADSQLDQSDATRKILNAIDTLVIDEISMVNADLMDAIDRSLRQARGRRSEPFGGVQLVMFGDPYQLAPVPPRGDEMRYIRDHYRSFWFFDAKVWAGERSDDGAPALLEMGRYGAELHVRELVDIHRQSDPAFKEMLNAVRYGRVTADIAQVLNDTGARTPPEPVDGEPPIITLATRNDIVNAINRRHLDALPGRLQTANAEINGDFGRGDAAYPADAELRLKVGAQVMFLRNDASNFGEPPRWVNGTIGTVTRIAGGSVRVEIDGENVDVEPAVWERFRYAYDAGKRSLTREIVAEFTQFPLRLAWAVTIHKSQGKTYDRAVIDLGSGAFAPGQTYVALSRLTSLDGLYLSRPLRPSDIRVDADVRRWMAEARGASV, from the coding sequence GTGGCCGTCTCGTCTCTCTCGCCCGAGCAGGAGGCGGTCTATCGGCTCATCGAGGACACGCGGGACCACGTCTTCGTGACCGGCCGGGCGGGTACCGGCAAGTCGACGCTGCTGCAGCACCTGGCCTGGAACACGTCGAAGCAGATCGCGGTGTGCGCACCGACCGGCGTCGCCGCCCTCAACGTCGAGGGCCAGACCATCCACTCGCTGTTCCGCCTCCCCATCGGCCTCATCGCGGACAGCCAGCTGGACCAGTCGGACGCGACGCGCAAGATCCTGAACGCCATCGACACGCTCGTCATCGACGAGATCTCGATGGTCAACGCCGATCTCATGGACGCCATCGACCGGTCGCTGCGCCAGGCCCGCGGGCGGCGGTCGGAGCCCTTCGGCGGCGTGCAGCTGGTCATGTTCGGCGACCCCTATCAGCTGGCGCCGGTGCCGCCGCGCGGCGACGAGATGCGCTACATCCGCGACCACTACCGGTCCTTCTGGTTCTTCGACGCCAAGGTGTGGGCGGGGGAGCGCAGCGACGACGGGGCGCCGGCGCTGCTCGAGATGGGCCGCTACGGCGCCGAGCTGCACGTTCGCGAGCTCGTCGACATCCACCGCCAGTCGGATCCGGCGTTCAAGGAGATGCTCAACGCCGTCCGCTACGGGCGCGTCACCGCCGACATCGCGCAGGTGCTCAACGACACCGGCGCACGCACCCCGCCCGAGCCCGTGGACGGCGAGCCGCCGATCATCACGCTCGCCACGCGCAACGACATCGTCAACGCGATCAACCGGCGGCACCTGGACGCCCTGCCTGGACGCCTGCAGACCGCCAACGCCGAGATCAACGGCGACTTCGGACGCGGCGACGCGGCCTACCCCGCCGACGCCGAGCTGCGCCTGAAGGTCGGCGCGCAGGTGATGTTCCTGCGCAACGACGCGTCGAACTTCGGAGAGCCGCCGCGCTGGGTCAACGGCACGATCGGCACCGTCACGCGCATCGCGGGCGGGTCGGTGCGGGTCGAGATCGACGGCGAGAACGTCGACGTCGAGCCGGCCGTGTGGGAGAGGTTCCGCTACGCCTACGACGCGGGGAAGCGGTCGCTGACGCGCGAGATCGTGGCCGAGTTCACGCAGTTCCCGCTGCGCCTGGCGTGGGCGGTGACGATCCACAAGTCCCAGGGCAAGACCTACGACCGCGCCGTGATCGATCTCGGGTCCGGCGCGTTCGCCCCGGGCCAGACCTACGTCGCCCTGTCGCGGCTGACGTCGCTGGACGGGCTGTACCTGTCGCGGCCGCTGCGGCCGAGCGACATCCGCGTCGACGCGGACGTGCGGCGCTGGATGGCCGAGGCCCGCGGGGCCTCGGTATGA
- a CDS encoding NAD(P)/FAD-dependent oxidoreductase produces MTHTPSPAHVEVVIIGGGPAGLSAALNLGRARVSVALVDAGRPRNAATLRSHGFLTRDGVPPLELRKIARAELAQYPTVRIYDRTVAAAVIEQRTDAGGRFAVALAGRGADTPPAIAARSVLVATGLRETLPAIPSLRSYYGISVFSCAACDAWELQDRPLALIGETPDLASRARLLARWTDQLTVFTNGSDAVDTVAEAELTASGVAVERRAIADLEGERGQVAGVRLADRDIVPVTGGFVRPLWDPALDFLAGVDVERDADGHLIVDRSGRTDIPGLYAAGDAAAPGPQQLIVAAGQGARAAAVLVHDQVGVTTAH; encoded by the coding sequence ATGACGCACACACCCTCGCCCGCCCACGTGGAGGTCGTGATCATCGGCGGCGGTCCCGCGGGGCTGTCGGCCGCACTCAACCTCGGACGCGCCCGCGTCTCGGTGGCCCTCGTCGACGCGGGGCGCCCCCGCAACGCCGCCACCCTGCGCTCGCACGGGTTCCTCACACGCGACGGCGTGCCGCCGCTCGAGCTGCGCAAGATCGCCCGGGCCGAGCTCGCGCAGTACCCCACGGTCCGGATCTACGACCGCACGGTCGCCGCCGCCGTCATCGAGCAGAGGACGGATGCCGGCGGCCGGTTCGCCGTCGCCCTCGCGGGCCGCGGCGCCGACACCCCGCCCGCGATCGCGGCACGCTCGGTGCTGGTGGCCACGGGTCTGCGCGAGACGCTCCCGGCGATTCCGTCGCTGCGCTCCTACTACGGCATCTCGGTGTTCAGCTGTGCGGCGTGCGACGCGTGGGAACTGCAGGATCGGCCGCTCGCCCTCATCGGCGAGACGCCCGACCTCGCGTCACGCGCACGGCTGCTCGCCCGGTGGACCGATCAGCTGACCGTCTTCACGAACGGATCGGATGCCGTCGACACCGTGGCGGAGGCCGAGCTGACGGCATCCGGCGTCGCGGTCGAGCGTCGCGCGATCGCCGACCTCGAGGGCGAGCGCGGTCAGGTGGCGGGCGTGCGCCTGGCCGACCGCGACATCGTGCCCGTGACGGGCGGATTCGTGCGCCCGCTGTGGGATCCGGCCCTCGACTTCCTCGCCGGCGTCGACGTCGAGCGCGACGCGGACGGACATCTGATCGTGGACCGATCGGGCCGCACCGACATCCCGGGTCTCTACGCGGCGGGCGATGCCGCGGCGCCCGGGCCGCAGCAGCTCATCGTCGCGGCCGGCCAGGGCGCCCGCGCCGCCGCGGTGCTCGTGCACGATCAGGTGGGCGTGACGACCGCGCACTGA
- a CDS encoding FAD-dependent oxidoreductase: MTISPLNLRVAIIGAGPAGIYAGDILTGAVRDAGGDVAIDLFESLPAPYGLIRYGVAPDHPRIKGIVNSLHEMLDAGTTRFIGNVEVGRDIALDELAERYDAVIIATGAIRDARLDIPGVGLPGSYGAADFVAWYDGHPDVPREWPLDAASVAVIGNGNVALDVARVLAKLPEDLRTTEIADNVLAGLEASTVTDVHVFGRRGPADIKFTPIELRELGEVPGVDIIVHDEDFADADPARAKTNQLKVMLRVLNSWRGRERTDATRRLHLHFHHAPVEIRGADRVEGVRFERTAPNGDGTFTGTGEFRDIAVQQVYRAVGYYGTPVLGAPFDAARGVVPNVEGRVTGDDGHAIAGLYATGWIKRGPVGLIGHTKSDAMETVAHLVADAAAGRLAAPRAAGDVVDLLAQREVGFTTWDGWRALDAHERALGSGHRHTRERVKVVPRDEQVAISRAGALIES, encoded by the coding sequence GTGACCATCTCGCCCCTGAACCTCCGCGTCGCCATCATCGGCGCCGGCCCGGCCGGCATCTACGCCGGCGACATCCTCACCGGCGCCGTGCGTGACGCCGGCGGCGACGTCGCGATCGACCTGTTCGAGTCGCTGCCGGCGCCCTACGGCCTCATCCGCTACGGCGTCGCACCCGACCACCCGCGCATCAAGGGCATCGTGAACTCCCTCCACGAGATGCTCGATGCCGGGACGACGCGCTTCATCGGCAACGTCGAAGTGGGCCGCGACATCGCCCTGGACGAGCTCGCCGAGCGCTACGACGCCGTCATCATCGCCACCGGCGCGATCCGCGACGCGCGACTCGACATCCCCGGCGTCGGGCTCCCGGGCTCGTACGGCGCCGCCGACTTCGTCGCCTGGTACGACGGCCACCCCGACGTGCCGCGGGAGTGGCCGCTGGATGCCGCATCCGTCGCCGTCATCGGCAACGGCAACGTCGCCCTCGACGTCGCACGCGTCCTGGCGAAGCTCCCCGAGGACCTGCGGACCACCGAGATCGCCGACAACGTGCTCGCGGGCCTGGAGGCCTCCACCGTCACCGACGTGCACGTGTTCGGCCGCCGCGGACCCGCCGACATCAAGTTCACCCCCATCGAGCTGCGCGAGCTCGGCGAGGTGCCCGGAGTCGACATCATCGTGCACGACGAGGACTTCGCCGACGCCGACCCGGCGCGGGCGAAGACCAACCAGCTCAAGGTCATGCTGCGGGTCCTGAACTCGTGGCGCGGCCGGGAGCGCACCGACGCGACACGACGACTGCATCTGCACTTCCACCACGCGCCCGTCGAGATTCGAGGCGCAGACCGGGTCGAGGGCGTGCGGTTCGAGCGCACCGCCCCGAACGGCGACGGCACGTTCACGGGCACGGGCGAGTTCCGCGACATCGCGGTGCAGCAGGTGTACCGCGCGGTCGGGTACTACGGCACGCCGGTGCTGGGGGCTCCCTTCGACGCGGCGCGCGGCGTCGTGCCGAACGTCGAGGGCCGCGTGACCGGCGACGACGGCCACGCGATCGCCGGCCTGTACGCCACCGGCTGGATCAAGCGCGGGCCGGTGGGGCTCATCGGGCACACGAAGTCGGATGCCATGGAGACCGTCGCCCACCTCGTCGCGGATGCCGCGGCCGGGCGCCTCGCTGCGCCGAGGGCGGCCGGCGACGTGGTCGACCTCCTCGCGCAGCGCGAGGTCGGCTTCACGACGTGGGACGGCTGGCGGGCCCTCGACGCGCACGAGCGCGCACTCGGCTCGGGGCACCGCCACACGCGGGAGCGCGTCAAGGTCGTCCCGCGCGACGAGCAGGTGGCGATCTCACGGGCGGGAGCGCTGATCGAGTCATGA
- a CDS encoding EamA family transporter — protein MSPRSGTPTAVLLVVVGLACQEIGASLAVLLFPRVGPLGMVMLRLVFSALLLLVIARPSVRGHSGAAWRSVAAFGLVLATMNGLFYLALERLPLGVTVTIEVLGPLVLSIIASRRRSAWLWAVLALAGVVALGGGWDRLDPLGVLFALGAAASWSGYILAAARVGREFAGLDGLALAMSIGALISVPFGVADAGAALLDIPLVAIGALVALLSSTIPYTLELLALRRLAPAAFAILMSLAPATAALAGFVLLGQHLSWLEVLGIALVIAASIGAVRSSARAARGAAEPLG, from the coding sequence GTGAGCCCGCGGTCGGGGACGCCGACGGCCGTCCTCCTCGTGGTGGTCGGCCTGGCGTGCCAGGAGATCGGCGCGTCGCTGGCCGTGCTGCTGTTCCCACGCGTCGGGCCGCTGGGCATGGTGATGCTGCGCCTGGTGTTCTCGGCTCTGCTGCTGCTCGTGATCGCCCGGCCGAGCGTGCGCGGGCACTCGGGCGCCGCGTGGCGGTCGGTGGCGGCCTTCGGGCTGGTCCTGGCCACCATGAACGGCCTGTTCTACCTCGCGCTGGAGCGGCTGCCGCTCGGCGTGACGGTCACGATCGAGGTGCTGGGCCCCCTCGTGCTGTCGATCATCGCGAGCCGGCGCCGGTCCGCGTGGCTCTGGGCGGTGCTGGCGCTCGCCGGTGTGGTCGCTCTCGGCGGCGGATGGGACCGGCTCGACCCGCTCGGGGTCCTGTTCGCGCTCGGGGCGGCGGCGAGCTGGTCGGGCTACATCCTCGCGGCCGCGCGGGTCGGGCGGGAGTTCGCCGGCCTCGACGGGCTCGCGCTGGCCATGTCGATCGGCGCGCTGATCTCGGTGCCGTTCGGAGTGGCGGATGCCGGTGCGGCGCTGCTCGATATCCCGCTCGTCGCGATCGGTGCGCTTGTTGCGCTGCTGTCGTCGACGATCCCCTACACGCTGGAGCTGCTGGCCCTGCGTCGGCTCGCGCCGGCGGCCTTCGCGATCCTCATGTCGCTCGCCCCCGCGACCGCCGCGCTCGCCGGATTCGTGCTCCTCGGCCAGCACCTGTCGTGGCTCGAGGTGCTCGGCATCGCCCTGGTGATCGCCGCGAGCATCGGGGCGGTGCGCTCGTCGGCGCGGGCCGCCCGTGGCGCCGCCGAACCGCTGGGCTGA
- a CDS encoding FadR/GntR family transcriptional regulator, whose product MPQATGRIDAARAVVFAPLDPTGRAELVAQRLTDAIVSGVLRDGERLPSESELSRSLGVALVTAREALEMLRDRGLVLTRRGREGGSFVTFDRDSTPHVHEDRLRALSRIELRDLALHVSAIAGMAAEAAADRASEDDVAALRRIAEGADLATAGGARRATTRFQLEVAAISQSPRLVNEEVRLQGEAGPLLWLCLREQEYRDRGARSREQVIAAIADADADAARATTIAQIDGAFRWLVEERSRLEHPAGEVPASTTATKEGTP is encoded by the coding sequence ATGCCGCAGGCGACCGGCCGCATCGACGCCGCCCGCGCCGTCGTGTTCGCGCCGCTGGATCCGACGGGGCGGGCGGAGCTGGTCGCGCAGCGGCTGACCGACGCCATCGTCAGCGGCGTCCTGCGCGACGGCGAGCGACTCCCCAGCGAGTCCGAGCTCTCGCGCAGCCTCGGCGTCGCGCTCGTGACCGCCCGCGAGGCCCTTGAGATGCTGCGCGATCGCGGGCTCGTGCTGACGCGTCGCGGCCGCGAAGGGGGCAGCTTCGTCACGTTCGACCGCGACTCCACCCCCCACGTGCACGAGGACCGCCTGCGGGCTCTCAGCCGCATCGAGCTGCGCGACCTCGCGCTGCATGTCTCGGCGATCGCGGGCATGGCCGCCGAGGCCGCCGCCGACCGCGCGAGCGAGGACGACGTCGCCGCGCTCCGCCGCATCGCCGAGGGGGCGGATCTGGCGACAGCCGGCGGCGCGCGGCGCGCGACCACGCGCTTCCAGCTCGAAGTCGCGGCCATCAGCCAGTCGCCGCGTCTCGTGAACGAGGAGGTGCGACTGCAGGGCGAGGCCGGACCGCTGCTGTGGCTGTGCCTGCGCGAGCAGGAGTACCGTGACCGCGGAGCACGCTCCCGCGAGCAGGTGATCGCCGCGATCGCCGACGCCGACGCCGACGCGGCGCGGGCGACGACGATCGCCCAGATCGACGGGGCGTTCCGCTGGCTCGTCGAGGAGCGCTCGCGCCTGGAGCATCCGGCCGGCGAGGTGCCGGCATCCACCACTGCCACGAAGGAGGGCACGCCATGA
- a CDS encoding DUF2470 domain-containing protein: MSTGFDDAVTAAVLAHMNGDHTDDNVLIARAFGPEADVVSATMTGLDSEAGTWSATGADGVVREVVVAWPSGPITQRPEIRREVVALYDEACRILDVPARPHG, encoded by the coding sequence ATGTCCACCGGGTTCGACGACGCCGTGACCGCTGCCGTCCTCGCGCACATGAACGGCGATCACACCGACGACAACGTGCTGATCGCGAGGGCGTTCGGCCCCGAGGCCGACGTCGTCTCGGCGACGATGACGGGACTGGACTCCGAGGCGGGCACCTGGTCCGCCACGGGCGCCGACGGCGTCGTGCGCGAGGTCGTCGTGGCCTGGCCCTCGGGGCCGATCACGCAGCGGCCCGAGATCCGTCGCGAGGTCGTGGCGCTCTACGACGAAGCCTGCCGCATCCTCGATGTGCCGGCTCGCCCGCACGGCTGA
- a CDS encoding cache domain-containing protein, with translation MTTVDARAAAAAAAGVAARFDEIFAMIDGWRAGLAGSLAGDAALTTVELDPLVASFAIPAVSEETLVTGAGFVAAPGILADAAYHLAWWLRETAADRPPRRLQAVEDPANELFRDYTALEWWRVPAETGARHLTGPYVDYVCTDDYTVTITIPVVVGGTMVGMVGADALVDRLERELLPVLGSAPGPATIVNASARVVTSTDTHREPGSILRTPGLAEAVRHPSVEPVAIGDGCEVLACGDTSLALVVGC, from the coding sequence ATGACGACCGTCGACGCACGCGCCGCGGCCGCAGCCGCCGCGGGGGTCGCCGCCCGGTTCGACGAGATCTTCGCGATGATCGACGGCTGGCGCGCCGGGCTGGCCGGGAGTCTCGCCGGAGACGCCGCGCTCACGACCGTCGAGCTCGATCCCCTGGTCGCCTCGTTCGCGATTCCCGCCGTCTCCGAGGAGACCCTCGTCACCGGCGCGGGCTTCGTCGCCGCACCGGGAATCCTGGCCGACGCCGCGTACCACCTCGCGTGGTGGCTGCGCGAGACCGCCGCCGACCGTCCCCCGCGACGCCTGCAGGCGGTCGAGGATCCGGCGAACGAGCTCTTCCGCGACTACACCGCGCTGGAGTGGTGGCGCGTCCCCGCCGAGACCGGTGCCCGGCACCTGACCGGGCCCTACGTCGACTACGTGTGCACCGACGACTACACCGTCACGATCACGATCCCGGTCGTCGTGGGCGGCACCATGGTGGGCATGGTCGGAGCCGACGCGCTCGTCGACCGGCTCGAGCGGGAGCTGCTCCCGGTGCTCGGATCGGCGCCGGGGCCGGCGACGATCGTCAACGCGTCGGCGCGGGTCGTCACCTCGACCGACACGCACCGCGAGCCGGGGTCCATCCTGCGCACCCCGGGGCTGGCCGAGGCCGTGCGGCATCCGTCCGTCGAGCCGGTCGCGATCGGAGACGGATGCGAGGTGCTCGCGTGCGGCGACACCTCGCTCGCCCTCGTGGTGGGCTGCTGA
- the dcd gene encoding dCTP deaminase produces MLLSDRDIRAEIAADRIGIAPWEPAMVQPSSVDVRLDRYFRLFDNHKYPFIDPAVDQPDLTHLIEVDPAEPFILHPGEFALGSTFEQVTLPDDVAARLEGKSSLGRLGLLTHSTAGFIDPGFSGHVTLELSNVATLPIKLWPGMKIGQLCFFRLSSAAENPYGSGPYGNRYQGQRGPTASRSFQSFHRTDVGVTEAGSRGA; encoded by the coding sequence GTGCTGCTGAGCGACCGTGACATCCGCGCCGAGATCGCGGCGGACCGCATCGGCATCGCGCCGTGGGAACCCGCGATGGTGCAGCCGTCGAGCGTGGACGTGCGGCTCGACCGCTACTTCCGCCTGTTCGACAACCACAAGTACCCCTTCATCGACCCGGCGGTCGACCAGCCCGACCTCACGCACCTCATCGAGGTGGATCCGGCCGAGCCGTTCATCCTGCATCCGGGCGAGTTCGCCCTGGGGTCGACGTTCGAGCAGGTGACGCTGCCCGACGACGTCGCCGCGCGGCTCGAGGGCAAGTCCTCGCTCGGTCGCCTGGGCCTGCTCACCCACTCCACGGCGGGCTTCATCGACCCCGGCTTCTCGGGTCACGTGACCCTCGAGCTGTCGAACGTCGCGACGCTGCCGATCAAACTGTGGCCGGGCATGAAGATCGGTCAGCTGTGCTTCTTCCGGCTGTCGTCGGCCGCCGAGAACCCGTACGGCTCGGGGCCCTACGGCAATCGCTACCAGGGGCAGCGGGGGCCGACGGCCTCGCGGTCGTTCCAGAGCTTCCATCGCACCGACGTCGGCGTGACCGAGGCCGGGTCGCGCGGGGCCTGA
- a CDS encoding heme oxygenase (biliverdin-producing) translates to MDNAPIPFSSALRARSHAAHSSSESAGFMADLMSDAGTRDDYIALVAQHWFIYEALERAAERMRHDPVAAPFISDRLTRLPALEADLTFLIGADWRDRIGPLPTTRRYTRRIDEVGATWAGGFVAHHYTRYLGDLSGGLYIGRVMSRRFDFETNGIGFYLFDEIADPAAFKDVYRAQLDAAPWDEQERERVVEEVLLAYRFNTELFGDLADDKASRVA, encoded by the coding sequence ATGGACAACGCTCCGATCCCGTTCTCGTCGGCGCTGCGCGCACGATCCCACGCGGCCCACTCGTCGAGCGAGTCCGCCGGGTTCATGGCCGACCTGATGTCGGATGCCGGCACGCGCGACGACTACATCGCGCTGGTCGCTCAGCACTGGTTCATCTACGAGGCGCTCGAGCGGGCCGCCGAGCGGATGCGGCACGACCCGGTCGCCGCACCGTTCATCTCGGACCGGCTCACGCGTCTGCCCGCGCTCGAGGCGGACCTGACCTTCCTGATCGGCGCGGACTGGCGGGACCGCATCGGCCCGCTGCCGACGACGCGTCGCTACACGCGCCGCATCGACGAGGTCGGCGCCACCTGGGCGGGCGGCTTCGTCGCCCACCACTACACGCGCTACCTCGGCGACCTGTCGGGCGGCCTGTACATCGGCCGCGTGATGTCGCGCCGGTTCGACTTCGAGACCAACGGCATCGGCTTCTACCTCTTCGACGAGATCGCCGACCCGGCCGCGTTCAAGGATGTGTACCGCGCGCAGCTGGACGCGGCGCCGTGGGACGAGCAGGAGCGGGAGCGGGTCGTCGAAGAGGTCCTGCTCGCCTACCGGTTCAACACCGAGCTGTTCGGCGACCTGGCCGACGACAAGGCCTCCCGCGTGGCCTGA